A single genomic interval of Cellvibrio sp. PSBB023 harbors:
- a CDS encoding GreA/GreB family elongation factor, which yields MSTQYFNRLKKQLTDCARQHYLQLPWSMSLNPMELSTLFDTLEQGAANKGILPRRITIGNKVTLFDAQEKEIITLVLTNPRDSNPENGFISCFSPLGRQLIGRMAGDVIDIKIFCRTTIFRIIRIED from the coding sequence TTGTCCACTCAATACTTCAATCGTTTGAAAAAACAGCTGACCGATTGTGCACGTCAGCATTATTTGCAACTCCCCTGGAGCATGAGTCTGAACCCCATGGAGTTATCAACCTTATTTGACACCCTGGAGCAGGGCGCTGCAAACAAGGGAATCCTTCCTCGCCGTATTACTATCGGCAATAAAGTGACCTTATTTGATGCCCAGGAAAAAGAAATTATCACGCTGGTATTAACCAACCCGCGCGACAGCAACCCCGAAAATGGCTTTATTTCCTGCTTCTCACCGCTAGGGCGACAACTGATTGGCCGCATGGCCGGAGATGTAATAGACATAAAAATTTTCTGCCGGACAACGATATTCCGGATCATTCGAATTGAAGACTAA
- a CDS encoding potassium channel family protein → MLISLAINFVVVAVCVLLHFEAINILTNTLFKPKASPRIRILLSFFACFLAHLLEVLIFALAYYVYMQVGGFGQLVGGDLDGHGLFGTPSTSLIDCIYFSLTCYTSLGFGDLAPTGWLRFLAGIEALIGLLLIAWTASFMYLEMQKHWKVK, encoded by the coding sequence ATGCTGATCTCGCTGGCCATTAACTTTGTTGTAGTAGCTGTGTGCGTATTGCTTCATTTTGAAGCAATCAACATTCTCACCAATACCTTATTTAAACCCAAAGCCTCTCCACGTATTCGTATTTTATTGAGCTTCTTTGCCTGTTTCTTGGCGCATCTGCTGGAAGTGTTGATTTTCGCTCTTGCTTATTATGTTTACATGCAAGTGGGTGGATTCGGCCAGCTGGTTGGTGGCGATCTGGATGGTCACGGCCTATTTGGTACACCCAGTACCAGCTTGATCGATTGTATTTATTTTTCACTCACCTGCTATACCTCGCTGGGGTTTGGCGATTTGGCACCAACCGGCTGGCTGCGCTTTCTCGCCGGGATTGAGGCACTTATCGGATTGTTGTTAATTGCCTGGACCGCGTCGTTTATGTATTTGGAAATGCAGAAACATTGGAAAGTAAAATAA
- the arsJ gene encoding organoarsenical effux MFS transporter ArsJ, translated as MNQSSAIKQYAIVTGNYWAFTLTDGALRMLVVLHFHQLGYSPLQIAALFLFYEIFGIVTNLFGGYLGARVGLNRTMNIGLALQVIALALLAVPTHWLSVPLVMGAQALSGIAKDLNKMSAKSAIKLLVPGDQQGRLFKWIALLTGSKNALKGVGFFLGGILLALLSFKGAVLVMAAALALVWITSVILLKQDLGKAKNKPKFNEIFSKSRAINSLSAARLFLFGARDIWFVVALPVFLSSQLQWSFWQTGGFLASWVIGYGIVQSIAPFLLRIKTTAAPTGSSALIWAMVLALVTAGLAIALSSHLPTTTVLMSGLILFGIVFAINSSLHSYLIVSYAKDDGVSLDVGFYYMANAMGRLIGTILSGYLYQQGGLSLCLWGSAIFLLVVVVISTALPKAIVSTAT; from the coding sequence ATGAATCAATCATCGGCAATAAAACAATACGCCATCGTCACCGGCAATTATTGGGCATTTACGCTCACCGACGGCGCGTTGCGTATGTTGGTGGTACTGCACTTTCATCAACTCGGTTACAGCCCGTTGCAAATTGCGGCACTGTTTTTGTTCTATGAGATTTTCGGGATAGTCACTAATTTATTCGGTGGTTATCTGGGCGCGCGGGTTGGTTTGAATCGCACAATGAATATCGGATTGGCGTTGCAAGTCATTGCGCTTGCACTGCTCGCCGTACCCACTCACTGGCTCAGTGTACCGCTGGTGATGGGCGCGCAAGCGTTATCTGGTATCGCCAAAGATCTAAATAAAATGAGCGCCAAAAGTGCGATTAAATTATTGGTACCGGGTGATCAACAGGGACGGTTATTTAAATGGATTGCGCTACTCACCGGATCTAAAAATGCACTTAAAGGTGTAGGTTTTTTTCTCGGCGGCATACTGCTTGCGCTATTGAGCTTTAAAGGCGCAGTATTGGTGATGGCAGCGGCGCTTGCCTTGGTATGGATTACCAGTGTGATCTTACTCAAACAGGATTTAGGCAAAGCTAAAAATAAACCCAAATTTAATGAGATTTTTTCCAAAAGCCGTGCGATTAACAGTTTGTCTGCCGCGCGCTTATTTTTGTTTGGCGCACGCGATATTTGGTTTGTGGTCGCCCTGCCAGTGTTTTTAAGCAGTCAATTGCAATGGAGTTTTTGGCAAACCGGCGGATTTCTGGCCAGTTGGGTTATTGGCTATGGCATAGTGCAATCCATAGCGCCATTTTTGTTGCGCATTAAAACCACTGCTGCACCTACCGGCAGTTCCGCATTAATCTGGGCGATGGTATTGGCTCTAGTGACGGCGGGTTTAGCAATAGCTTTATCGAGCCACTTGCCCACAACAACCGTATTAATGAGTGGTTTGATTTTATTCGGCATTGTGTTTGCGATTAATTCATCGCTACATTCCTATTTGATCGTCAGTTATGCCAAAGACGATGGCGTCTCGCTGGATGTCGGTTTTTATTATATGGCGAATGCCATGGGGCGATTGATAGGTACCATCTTATCTGGCTACTTGTATCAACAGGGCGGCTTGTCGCTGTGTTTGTGGGGCAGTGCGATTTTTCTGCTAGTGGTAGTCGTAATCTCGACTGCTCTACCCAAAGCAATCGTATCGACAGCCACTTAA
- a CDS encoding ArsJ-associated glyceraldehyde-3-phosphate dehydrogenase, which produces MKKIKVGINGFGRIGRLALRASWQWPEFEFVQINDPAGDAATFAHLLKFDSVQGPWSPDTSADDNAIYIDGKRIAFSRNKTIAETDWSGCDLVIEASGKMRETRLLQAYLDQGVKRVVVSAPVKEAGVLNVVMGVNQHLFDPAIHRIVTAASCTTNCLAPVVKVIHEKLGIKHGAITTIHDLTNTQSILDQPHKDLRRARASHSNLIPTSTGSATAIAEIFPELRGKLNGHAVRVPLATGSLTDCVFEVERTTTVDEVNALLQTASETYLKDILGYETRPLVSSDFCGNPLSSIVDALSTMVVNGTLVKIYAWYDNEWGYANRTVELAKLVSLDK; this is translated from the coding sequence GTGAAAAAAATCAAAGTTGGTATCAATGGTTTTGGCCGCATCGGTCGCCTGGCATTGCGCGCGAGCTGGCAGTGGCCGGAATTTGAATTTGTGCAGATTAATGATCCAGCCGGAGATGCCGCCACCTTTGCGCACTTACTGAAATTCGATTCAGTACAGGGCCCATGGTCGCCAGATACCAGTGCGGATGACAATGCCATTTATATCGACGGCAAACGCATTGCATTCAGTCGCAACAAAACAATTGCGGAAACCGATTGGAGCGGTTGCGATCTGGTGATTGAAGCCAGCGGAAAAATGCGCGAGACAAGATTGTTGCAGGCCTATTTGGATCAGGGGGTAAAACGTGTCGTGGTGAGCGCGCCGGTAAAAGAAGCGGGCGTACTAAATGTGGTGATGGGTGTTAATCAGCATTTATTTGATCCAGCAATACATCGCATAGTCACGGCGGCCTCTTGCACGACTAACTGTTTGGCACCGGTGGTGAAAGTGATCCATGAAAAGTTGGGGATCAAGCACGGTGCTATTACCACCATTCACGATTTAACCAATACCCAATCCATACTCGATCAGCCGCACAAAGATTTGCGTCGCGCGCGCGCCTCCCATTCCAATTTAATTCCCACCAGCACTGGTTCGGCGACTGCGATTGCGGAAATTTTTCCCGAATTGCGGGGCAAACTCAATGGCCATGCGGTACGCGTTCCGCTGGCGACAGGTTCGCTAACCGATTGTGTATTTGAAGTTGAGCGTACCACCACAGTTGATGAAGTGAATGCACTGCTACAAACCGCGAGTGAAACTTATCTGAAAGATATTCTGGGCTACGAAACTCGCCCTTTAGTTTCCAGCGATTTTTGTGGCAATCCGCTGTCATCGATTGTCGATGCACTTTCCACTATGGTGGTCAACGGCACTCTGGTAAAAATTTACGCTTGGTATGACAACGAGTGGGGCTATGCAAATCGCACGGTAGAGTTGGCAAAATTGGTTAGTCTGGATAAATAA
- a CDS encoding metalloregulator ArsR/SmtB family transcription factor, giving the protein MANFTPDSFCKTLADPTRARIALLVTREKELCVCELTCALDEIQPKISRHLALLRESGLLADRRQGQWVYYRLHPELPTWVTKILKAMLDANQEWLHENHQRLCAMEDRPNPCC; this is encoded by the coding sequence ATGGCCAATTTTACTCCCGATTCATTCTGTAAAACCCTCGCCGACCCTACGCGCGCGCGCATTGCACTGCTAGTCACACGCGAGAAAGAGTTATGCGTGTGCGAACTCACCTGCGCGCTCGATGAAATCCAACCCAAAATTTCCCGCCACTTGGCACTGCTGCGCGAATCCGGCTTGCTCGCAGATCGCCGCCAGGGGCAATGGGTGTATTACCGCTTGCATCCCGAATTACCCACATGGGTTACCAAAATCTTGAAGGCCATGCTCGATGCCAACCAGGAGTGGTTGCACGAAAATCACCAGCGCTTGTGTGCAATGGAAGACCGGCCGAATCCTTGTTGTTAA
- a CDS encoding YnfA family protein, with translation MVKTSLLFIATALAEIIGCFLPYLWLRKGGSILLLIPAAASLALFVWLLTLHPAASGRVYAAYGGVYVATALVWLRYVDGIKLSVYDWAGASVALLGMAIIVMGWRGE, from the coding sequence ATGGTCAAAACGTCACTATTGTTTATTGCCACTGCACTGGCCGAAATTATCGGTTGTTTTTTACCTTACCTGTGGCTGCGCAAAGGCGGGTCAATTTTATTGTTAATTCCCGCCGCGGCGAGCCTCGCGCTGTTTGTGTGGCTACTCACCTTGCACCCGGCCGCCAGCGGCCGCGTATATGCAGCTTATGGTGGCGTTTATGTGGCAACTGCGTTGGTATGGTTGCGCTATGTGGATGGAATAAAACTCTCGGTTTACGATTGGGCAGGCGCCAGTGTGGCACTGCTGGGTATGGCGATTATTGTGATGGGCTGGCGCGGTGAATAG
- a CDS encoding AraC family transcriptional regulator, with product MKTPIFNIHDLILVLTLAVCALLGIFQWLLSKQRALASPLLTGFFVCVGASALCNLLLWNDYINSHNEMAKMALSLGLALSVVGKSIFLYLYVVAITRENFSLRPKHSWHFLHFALVALWVMLGGLDSDRLRFLPNSHTEYSWLITNYLWHYLKYLPVIYSAAAVVQIYRYKQQLKQFYSSLSLQGPYWLLLLTLGFALNWFWSLVVHLLGQSVSWVVADGFGILDNYITFLLVNALFVYNLRYAHELLLTRDTPIAKEPEIASAPSPEAIARIRNTMETQQLYLTQNLTIEDFARHVGIHYREVSSIINSEFNTNFFEFVNEYRVNRAKQLLLDPAFARMTILDILLESGFNSKSSFHRFFKRYTGMSAAEFRKQGALPDSPPPAGDAGG from the coding sequence ATGAAAACCCCCATTTTTAATATTCACGATTTAATCCTGGTGCTCACCCTTGCCGTCTGCGCTTTGTTGGGTATTTTCCAGTGGCTACTATCCAAACAAAGGGCATTGGCATCACCCTTATTAACAGGATTCTTTGTGTGCGTGGGTGCCAGTGCGCTGTGCAATTTGTTGCTGTGGAATGATTACATCAACTCGCATAATGAAATGGCCAAAATGGCACTGTCGCTGGGGTTGGCCTTATCAGTGGTAGGGAAAAGTATTTTTTTGTATTTGTATGTGGTGGCGATTACACGGGAAAACTTTAGCCTGCGCCCGAAACATAGCTGGCATTTTTTACATTTTGCGCTGGTCGCACTCTGGGTAATGCTGGGAGGCCTGGATAGTGATCGCTTGCGGTTTTTACCCAATAGCCATACAGAATATTCCTGGCTGATCACCAATTATTTGTGGCACTACCTGAAATATTTGCCGGTGATTTATAGCGCAGCGGCAGTGGTACAAATTTATCGCTACAAGCAACAACTCAAACAATTTTATTCCAGTCTGAGCTTGCAGGGCCCTTACTGGCTGCTGCTGTTAACCCTGGGTTTTGCGCTTAACTGGTTTTGGTCGCTGGTGGTGCATCTACTCGGACAGAGTGTGAGCTGGGTGGTGGCTGACGGCTTTGGCATTTTGGATAACTACATCACTTTCTTGCTGGTAAATGCACTGTTTGTGTACAACCTGCGTTATGCCCATGAGTTGTTGCTCACGCGCGACACCCCCATCGCTAAAGAACCGGAAATTGCCAGCGCGCCTTCGCCAGAAGCGATTGCGCGCATTCGCAACACCATGGAAACCCAGCAATTGTATTTAACGCAGAATTTAACCATTGAAGATTTTGCGCGGCACGTCGGCATTCATTACCGCGAGGTGTCGAGTATTATCAACAGCGAGTTCAATACTAATTTCTTTGAATTTGTGAATGAGTATCGGGTGAATCGCGCCAAACAATTACTGCTCGACCCGGCGTTTGCACGCATGACTATTCTGGATATTTTGCTGGAGTCCGGTTTTAACAGTAAGTCATCCTTCCATCGCTTTTTTAAGCGCTACACCGGTATGTCGGCAGCCGAGTTTCGCAAACAGGGCGCGCTGCCAGATAGCCCGCCACCTGCAGGGGACGCAGGGGGCTGA
- the lpxL gene encoding LpxL/LpxP family Kdo(2)-lipid IV(A) lauroyl/palmitoleoyl acyltransferase: MDKSKLPQFHRRFLLPRFWPTWLALGFFWLIAQLPVRANQAVGGVLGRLLLVLAPARKRYAEINITRCFPELDAEAQAKMVRGAVISCGLSISETAMALWGSENKMRNRYSISGLEHIQQAQAEGKGILLCGSHLTTIDISGLMMSYHIVADVLYRADPNPLMAYAIASARARVNDNAIHRNDTRQLIKNLRQGHIVWYAPDQDYGRDHSIFAPFFGVQAATVVATARIARMSHCAVIPFFCFREPKGRYRLEIQPALENFPSGDDLADATRINKIIEEAIRQAPDQYLWVHRRFKTRPEGEASFYPPKKKSRARPQL; the protein is encoded by the coding sequence TTGGATAAATCAAAGTTACCGCAATTTCACCGCCGCTTTTTACTGCCCCGCTTCTGGCCAACCTGGCTGGCATTGGGCTTTTTTTGGCTGATCGCCCAGTTACCCGTGCGCGCCAACCAAGCCGTCGGTGGGGTCTTGGGGCGCTTGTTATTAGTGCTGGCACCTGCGCGTAAACGCTATGCGGAGATCAATATCACCCGCTGTTTTCCCGAGTTGGATGCTGAGGCACAGGCAAAAATGGTGCGCGGTGCGGTTATCTCCTGCGGGTTGAGTATTAGCGAAACGGCGATGGCACTGTGGGGCAGTGAAAATAAGATGCGCAACCGCTACAGCATTAGCGGCCTGGAGCATATCCAACAGGCGCAGGCAGAAGGCAAGGGCATTCTGCTGTGCGGCAGTCACCTGACCACCATTGATATCAGCGGTTTGATGATGTCCTATCACATTGTCGCCGACGTGCTGTACCGCGCAGATCCCAACCCCCTGATGGCCTATGCTATAGCCAGCGCACGAGCGCGTGTGAACGACAATGCAATTCATCGCAACGATACCCGCCAATTGATTAAGAACCTGCGCCAGGGCCATATTGTGTGGTACGCACCGGATCAGGATTACGGCCGCGACCACAGTATTTTTGCGCCCTTTTTTGGCGTTCAGGCGGCGACCGTGGTGGCGACGGCGCGTATTGCCCGCATGTCGCACTGTGCGGTGATTCCGTTCTTTTGCTTCCGCGAACCCAAAGGCCGCTACCGTTTGGAGATTCAGCCGGCACTGGAGAATTTCCCCAGTGGTGATGATTTGGCGGATGCCACACGGATTAACAAGATCATTGAAGAGGCGATTCGCCAGGCACCGGATCAGTACCTGTGGGTGCATCGCCGCTTCAAAACCCGCCCCGAGGGCGAAGCCAGTTTTTATCCACCCAAGAAAAAGAGCAGGGCCCGCCCCCAACTATAA
- a CDS encoding SDR family oxidoreductase, producing the protein MQLHDAVVLITGANRGIGLEFARAALARGARKVYATARDPESIPLEGVIKLKLDVTCAEDVARIAQQCADVTLLINNAGVARFGSFLANNSEASCIEHFETNFYGPLRLCKAFAPILAGHGGGAIINVLSLVSWYAPVEFSPYSASKSAAWALTNSLRLELRRQNTQVVALHMGYVDTDMTAKIDAPKTPASLIVVRTMDALEAGEEEVLADEMTLTLKRNMNAPRPVYLD; encoded by the coding sequence ATGCAATTACACGATGCAGTAGTACTCATCACTGGCGCCAATCGCGGGATTGGCCTGGAATTCGCCCGCGCCGCTCTGGCGCGCGGTGCCCGCAAGGTCTACGCCACGGCGCGGGACCCGGAATCAATCCCCCTTGAGGGCGTCATCAAACTCAAACTGGATGTGACCTGCGCCGAGGATGTAGCCCGCATCGCGCAGCAATGCGCCGATGTCACGCTCCTGATCAACAATGCCGGTGTGGCGCGCTTTGGTAGTTTCCTCGCCAATAACAGCGAGGCGAGTTGCATCGAACACTTCGAAACCAACTTCTACGGCCCGCTGCGCCTGTGCAAAGCCTTCGCACCGATACTGGCCGGGCATGGCGGCGGGGCGATTATCAATGTGTTGTCGCTGGTGAGCTGGTATGCGCCGGTTGAGTTCTCGCCTTATTCGGCCAGTAAGTCCGCTGCTTGGGCACTGACCAACAGCCTGCGCCTGGAGTTGCGCCGTCAGAATACCCAGGTGGTGGCGCTGCACATGGGTTATGTGGATACCGATATGACCGCCAAAATCGATGCGCCAAAAACCCCCGCCAGCCTCATAGTGGTCCGCACGATGGATGCACTGGAAGCTGGCGAGGAAGAAGTGTTGGCCGATGAAATGACCTTGACCTTAAAGCGTAATATGAATGCGCCGCGCCCGGTTTATCTGGATTAA
- a CDS encoding family 16 glycosylhydrolase, with amino-acid sequence MRRFLYLLLATTTVMVANLASAKAYKGAEIYSNASYLYGRYEIRMKAAKGSAVLSTFFTYKNGSEVGNTFWEEIDIEVFGKNNATEWQSNIILGSSRPTIQTEQTHAAGVSLADDYHTYVVEWTPDYVAWFLDGVEVRRIIGTSTVTSLTNAQSLRFNLWASDSVEWVGAWDDSILPVYQFINYIDYKAYNPVTKAFEGGWRDDFDQFDTSRWGKANWSFDTNRVDFVPENVVVKDGILVLAMTTSSATGFSGTPPADSGSSASSASSSSLVASSSESSTSVSSAPVSSAMTSSSVQSSEAASSVAVSSIAASSTASALASSTAAGGSSGGSGGGGAMSGLWLVLLAGAALIQINRARRIHITL; translated from the coding sequence ATGCGTCGTTTTTTGTATCTGCTGCTCGCCACGACGACAGTGATGGTGGCAAACCTTGCCAGTGCCAAAGCCTACAAAGGTGCCGAAATCTATTCAAATGCGTCTTACTTGTATGGCCGTTATGAAATCCGTATGAAAGCCGCCAAAGGCAGTGCCGTGCTCTCTACATTTTTTACCTACAAAAATGGCTCTGAGGTCGGAAATACCTTTTGGGAAGAGATCGATATTGAGGTCTTCGGGAAAAATAATGCCACTGAGTGGCAAAGCAATATCATTCTGGGCAGTTCACGCCCCACGATTCAAACCGAACAAACCCATGCGGCCGGTGTGTCATTGGCCGATGATTACCACACCTATGTGGTGGAATGGACACCGGATTATGTCGCCTGGTTTTTGGACGGCGTAGAAGTGCGTCGCATCATTGGCACCAGCACAGTGACCAGCTTGACCAATGCGCAAAGCCTGCGTTTTAACCTCTGGGCATCCGACTCGGTTGAGTGGGTAGGCGCCTGGGACGACAGCATTTTGCCGGTTTACCAGTTTATTAATTACATCGACTACAAGGCTTACAACCCTGTGACCAAAGCCTTTGAAGGCGGTTGGCGCGATGACTTTGATCAGTTTGATACCAGCCGCTGGGGCAAAGCGAACTGGTCATTTGATACCAATCGCGTGGATTTTGTCCCGGAAAACGTGGTGGTAAAAGACGGCATTCTGGTGTTGGCCATGACCACTTCCAGCGCAACCGGCTTCAGTGGTACACCGCCTGCCGATTCTGGCAGCAGTGCCAGCTCGGCCAGTAGCAGTTCATTGGTCGCCAGCTCATCCGAGAGCAGTACATCAGTAAGTAGCGCCCCAGTCAGTAGTGCAATGACCAGTAGCTCGGTGCAAAGCAGCGAGGCCGCCAGCTCAGTGGCAGTATCCTCCATCGCTGCGTCCAGCACCGCCTCCGCCCTTGCCAGCTCTACAGCCGCGGGCGGCAGTTCGGGTGGTTCTGGCGGTGGGGGTGCTATGTCGGGTTTATGGTTGGTACTGCTTGCCGGTGCGGCATTAATCCAGATAAACCGGGCGCGGCGCATTCATATTACGCTTTAA
- a CDS encoding family 16 glycosylhydrolase has product MYKSRGVISALLVVVGLLGGVNLASAKPYKAAEIYSKQTYKYGRYEMRMQVAKGSGVLSTFFTYKNGSEQPGVFWEEIDIEIFGKNNATQWQSNVIIGTNRPTTKTEGVHTMPYSLGDGYHTYVLEWTPSYIAWFVDGTQVRRINGGQFVTGLTSPQDLRFNLWAANIPEWVGAWNDSILPVYQFVNYIDYKPWNASTNSFGSGGWRDDFNSFDSNRWGKANWTFGENRADFEPNNVVVKNGTLVLALTREGQTGYNGTPPVDSGSGTGSGSSSSTAPAASITIQAETFNEVGGNVTVENGVVGYIDAGEWFKYNNVNIPQTGTYKVEYRVASALTTAQFTLDRNGVGLGTISVPNTGGWGNYQTISHNIYLNAGNQSLAIYANSGGFNIDWLRLTKI; this is encoded by the coding sequence ATGTATAAATCCCGTGGTGTCATCAGTGCACTCTTAGTGGTTGTCGGCTTGCTGGGCGGCGTCAATCTTGCCAGTGCCAAGCCTTACAAAGCCGCTGAAATCTACTCAAAACAAACCTACAAATACGGCCGCTATGAAATGCGTATGCAGGTTGCCAAAGGCAGCGGCGTACTCTCCACTTTCTTCACCTATAAAAATGGCTCTGAGCAACCGGGCGTTTTTTGGGAGGAGATTGATATAGAAATCTTCGGCAAGAACAACGCCACCCAGTGGCAGAGCAATGTGATTATCGGCACCAATCGCCCGACCACCAAAACCGAAGGTGTACACACCATGCCCTATTCATTGGGCGATGGTTATCACACCTACGTATTGGAATGGACGCCGAGTTATATCGCCTGGTTTGTGGATGGCACCCAGGTGCGTCGCATCAATGGCGGCCAGTTCGTCACCGGCCTGACCAGCCCACAAGACCTGCGCTTTAACCTGTGGGCGGCCAATATCCCCGAGTGGGTTGGCGCCTGGAATGACAGCATTTTGCCGGTGTATCAATTCGTCAATTACATCGACTACAAACCCTGGAATGCTTCAACCAACAGTTTCGGTTCGGGGGGATGGCGCGATGACTTTAACAGCTTTGACAGCAACCGCTGGGGCAAGGCGAATTGGACTTTCGGTGAAAACCGCGCGGATTTTGAGCCAAATAACGTAGTGGTCAAAAACGGCACCCTGGTGTTGGCACTGACTCGCGAAGGCCAAACCGGCTATAACGGTACACCGCCGGTGGACTCGGGTTCAGGCACTGGTTCAGGTTCATCGTCAAGTACAGCGCCTGCCGCCTCCATTACGATCCAAGCTGAAACCTTTAACGAAGTGGGCGGTAATGTGACCGTGGAAAACGGCGTTGTGGGTTATATCGACGCGGGTGAATGGTTCAAATACAACAATGTGAATATCCCGCAAACGGGTACCTACAAGGTGGAATATCGTGTTGCCTCGGCGCTGACCACTGCGCAATTCACCCTGGACCGCAACGGTGTTGGCTTGGGCACCATCAGCGTGCCTAACACCGGCGGCTGGGGCAACTACCAAACAATTTCACACAATATTTACCTGAATGCCGGCAACCAAAGTTTGGCGATTTACGCCAACAGCGGCGGTTTCAATATCGATTGGCTCAGGCTTACCAAGATCTAG
- a CDS encoding PA0069 family radical SAM protein, whose amino-acid sequence MSAEDLPDEPWIAKPLQAIKGRGAVSNLPGRFETQRIDAVDDGWTPFEDDTHITPRLTTSVTPELAKTILSRNQSPDLPFSVSLNPYRGCEHGCVYCFARPTHAYLGLSPGLDFETRLYAKTNAPELLRRELAHPHYQPSPIALGINTDAYQPVERGLRITRQCLEVLHECRHPVGIITKSALIERDLDLLKPMADANLVAAAVTITTLDHSISRTLEPRAASPTRRLQLVETLAKAGIPVLVSVAPVIPFITEQELENLMRAAANAGASAAGYTVLRLPWEVNPLFQEWLQTHFPERAQRVMNRIRDMRGGKDYDANFATRMRGEGLWADMIRQRFAKALKRYGLNKSGSFLHMDCSQFRRPLSIPAKTNHHGTGQLDIFG is encoded by the coding sequence ATGTCTGCCGAGGATCTACCCGACGAACCCTGGATCGCCAAACCGTTACAGGCCATCAAAGGGCGAGGGGCGGTGAGTAACCTGCCAGGGCGTTTTGAAACACAGCGGATTGACGCGGTGGATGACGGCTGGACACCATTTGAAGACGACACCCACATCACGCCCCGTCTCACAACCAGCGTCACACCAGAGCTGGCCAAAACTATTCTCAGCCGCAACCAGTCACCGGATTTGCCGTTTAGTGTCTCGCTCAACCCCTATCGCGGCTGTGAGCACGGCTGTGTTTACTGCTTTGCACGTCCGACTCACGCCTATTTGGGCTTGTCGCCGGGGCTGGATTTTGAAACCCGGCTCTACGCCAAAACCAATGCGCCGGAATTGCTGCGCCGCGAGCTGGCTCACCCCCATTACCAACCCAGCCCCATCGCCCTGGGCATCAATACCGATGCCTATCAACCGGTAGAGCGAGGGCTGCGCATCACTCGCCAGTGTTTGGAAGTCCTGCATGAATGTCGCCATCCGGTAGGGATAATCACCAAATCAGCATTGATTGAACGGGATCTTGACCTACTAAAACCCATGGCCGACGCCAATTTAGTCGCCGCCGCCGTGACCATTACTACCCTTGACCATAGTATCTCCCGCACCCTTGAACCCCGCGCTGCCTCGCCCACGCGGCGATTACAGCTAGTTGAAACCCTGGCCAAAGCGGGCATTCCGGTATTGGTAAGTGTAGCGCCGGTGATTCCGTTTATTACTGAACAGGAATTGGAAAACCTGATGCGAGCCGCCGCCAACGCCGGTGCCAGCGCCGCCGGTTACACCGTGTTGCGCCTGCCCTGGGAGGTAAACCCGCTGTTTCAGGAATGGCTGCAAACCCACTTTCCCGAACGGGCACAACGGGTGATGAACCGCATTCGCGATATGCGTGGCGGCAAGGATTACGATGCAAATTTTGCGACGCGGATGCGCGGCGAAGGGCTCTGGGCGGACATGATTCGCCAGCGTTTTGCCAAAGCGCTTAAACGCTACGGCCTGAACAAGAGCGGCAGCTTTTTACACATGGATTGCAGCCAATTTCGCCGCCCGCTGAGTATTCCCGCCAAAACCAATCACCATGGCACCGGTCAACTGGATATTTTTGGCTAG